In Hydra vulgaris chromosome 06, alternate assembly HydraT2T_AEP, a genomic segment contains:
- the LOC124814901 gene encoding testis-specific serine/threonine-protein kinase 3, with amino-acid sequence MVLFFKNLLCCQKKIDHEEENYKWNQTSLIDLKVEAEELSLKYGKISTHIENLKMYEFTSLTTIGSGGFSIVKKGYSKKFKRDIAVKIILLDQKENESYIRKYLQSEVSLWKELSCGSHINIVNLIESVEAAKVMYFIMDLADKGDLDQYLLKGPMTSYKAKAFFKDIVEAVNYCHGKSIAHRDIKPKNLLVDTNDRIRLTDFSFVTRSNPVSSERCGTPNMLAPEQVSCSYYDPFKSDVWQLGLTLYTMLTQKMPYKSVRKDKLEQEVLNLKNVYKSVPYPKNILITVSCKELIGGMLEFNYIKRYNIEQVKDSNWLLDF; translated from the exons atggttttattttttaaaaatttgttgtgtTGCCAGAAAAAAATTGACCACGAGGAGGAAAACTATAAGTGGAACCAAACTAGTTTAATTGATCTAAAAGTAGAAGCTGAGGAACTAAGTTTAAAATACGGAAAAATTAGTActcatattgaaaatttaaaaatgtacgAATTTACTTCGCTGACAACTATTGGTTCGGGTGGCTTTTCAATAGTTAAAAAGGGATATTCCAAAAAGTTTAAACGAGATATTGctgtaaaaattattcttttggATCAAAAAGAGAATGAGTcgtatataagaaaatatttgcaAAGCGAAGTTTCTCTTTGGAAAGAACTTTCTTGTGGTTCACATATTAACATAGTGAATTTAATTGAGTCTGTAGAAGCTGCTAAagttatgtattttataatGGACTTAGCAGACAAAGGCGATTTGGATCAGTATTTATTAAAGGGTCCAATGACAAGCTACAAAGCAAAAGCTTTTTTCAAAGATATCGTGGAAGCTGTAAACTATTGTCATGGTAAAAGTATAGCTCATCGtgatataaaaccaaaaaatttactAGTTGATACTAATGACAGAATCAGGTTAACGG attttagctTTGTGACAAGAAGCAATCCTGTTTCAAGTGAGAGATGCGGAACTCCAAACATGCTTGCTCCTGAACAAGTTTCATGTAGTTATTATGATCCATTTAAATCTGATGTTTGGCAACttggtttaactttatatacCATGTTAACTCAAAAAATGCCTTACAAAAGCGTCCGAAAAGATAAACTGGAACAAGAAgtactaaatttaaagaatgtttacaaAAGTGTTCCTTACccaaagaatattttaataacagttTCTTGCAAAGAACTTATTGGCGGAATGCTGgagtttaattatattaaaaggtACAATATAGAGCAAGTTAAAGATTCGAATTGGTTATTGGACTTTTGA